Proteins found in one Lachancea thermotolerans CBS 6340 chromosome C complete sequence genomic segment:
- the URB1 gene encoding Urb1p (similar to uniprot|P34241 Saccharomyces cerevisiae YKL014C URB1 Nucleolar protein required for the normal accumulation of 25S and 5.8S rRNAs associated with the 27SA2 pre-ribosomal particle proposed to be involved in the biogenesis of the 60S ribosomal subunit), with translation MSHFRGRFAQTGGAGKPQSQKHGGSSMMDDGVFDKLQSVISEIDLLNEGVSNDYQPVISFFSSKFAAQIIQSWSYHAQVNNHQKFSSCTSRLAKALRVLGSDSSTLIYGSNLVRSILQENTKVLYRGLNNMKPSITNPTLRLLRQIIAFNKGQHVDDFLTCFDMSLPSLPRLLSPTKAELSDLEHTIKNPELSMRFNFIQFWLCLIENATPILRKAVLTENPKIMSAWYKHMTKIDSVKLLIQTLNTLINFVLKERSLKRVTKCKILNESLISKIHYFYSSTNADLVHHTDLFFESYSSVKGDGVTFSDDKIWFTEPVYSSAGAGSGSTGALVVINNKKFYLYNKLLFTMLTFFKPWEDEIQLNRVKKVLENVPELVAPYSHYLGTLGNHDPRMTSYWFGMTLLLGRMMNLPVPPKVREVQTDKHPSSHLVMESIIPCTITKSALTKSLSHNVNLIKQMGCQLLVFSFKKLDIVINLYDEKGWSSAKSELINLFKARIPELSSISSALEAAGQAQNENKVLSASLSVILNYYSKFFPLNFSITLPSDNIFVTIMKSDTFSGLDLVMLDNFLHFQQFNNSHTKWYNPNAGENSIFTSLLRLASSANATNSITNKVKELLENLLNFTVLFNNDELLASPVLVLINSLQVIMRSESCRSSAQESKIWKLLDETVARCMKTPYKYVDMSVPYENCSPFLVALIEQWSFVDKQTPFELVLRWMLIYLRSCYFVREPIESLKPLLEAAPSISSDLQSEYLNFENYDDSLDLLQGQDYLLSNNAPYSFFQHITLVSTSDLDQVARYPTNELDIAGLLTRIQFLLKADTSSMKLQKFCAIVDNLLMKAANYTLSQDDFKQKFASTKYFEKVTIAADIDTENELVCEKSAYVTNSMLEVYLQLDEDVSEVSAYIHHLWGERLPQWSSNPDLMSILIKGLQILSDSQLSEIQLRLLLNNQDLLPLILTEMVKRGTTLPGTRFMELLALKSEKITDVLSEYLTKKLVENPNFESIISLALEDAISYPIIIDCLAYEEGAKKIMGFLDLIKCESLCINVAAAISDKAKDTEASHFVDRALHSACDDLSKLSVLDFEAAMKLFYDCHANASEDLKHNVLGFLISQNEYRFSPWAAKIVELYNVKGDHNISTWMQKSVLYITKTFAERNHLSSKFSEFLQNFKGLLFKVNIWSLGVQSILETQVEVILGGMWVGRAEALEYLNILLLGASNSQVNSNKMLQLLLNNEQSSLNDQKTNSHARFLTSSIMSRLFHLDAAKNATPIVQEKLLLSYNGSVSADDRIIFDVLKEIESRTLSSWTNNVFVWDFQEDFEEDQADDTPLLTKEREGLVLTIKRARINTTIENFACEQPSIPQFASGNVEDTWHRLVAFEEAIELTYQNFERKVYDPLFILLLVANNKELFRNDNSDLESQSQASFFDMRKVVVSGLLELVILSLSERNETKDVALALIYKMIDSLKHGGSFKDSNIFHIFLMKVAYTFHTEKDQEVSPLVWYMISRLSSILTQPSSVLYEKAYKWVLASPSVQPQHLPLYDAVVVTRPTEDGEHYYKYLNWFLEAIQRGIKSEDDIKLLRSRNLLEWMMNLLNSPYINLGQRNTLNLLVYRIQRIETGGPTLITRYAGVSFLEALREGSSEGLVGVSTETLANTKNKLRLKQFLVSQQLDVNYSELGAGYAAVSKSQKRLAEWMEGDVDNVLKRLCTIGNQTSHQTNLNYPFMHV, from the coding sequence ATGAGTCATTTCAGGGGGCGGTTCGCGCAAACAGGTGGCGCAGGTAAACCGCAATCTCAAAAGCATGGCGGGAGTTCAATGATGGATGACGGGGTCTTTGACAAGCTACAAAGCGTGATTTCAGAGATAGACCTTCTCAATGAAGGGGTTTCTAATGATTATCAACCTGTGATAtcctttttcagcagcaaATTCGCAGCTCAAATTATACAATCGTGGTCCTATCACGCGCAAGTCAAtaatcatcaaaaattcagcagctgcaCTTCAAGGCTAGCCAAAGCACTCCGGGTTTTGGGTTCTGATTCCAGCACCTTGATCTATGGCTCAAATCTGGTCCGCTCCATTTTGCAGGAGAACACCAAGGTTTTGTACCGAGGCCTCAACAACATGAAGCCTTCCATAACAAACCCAACGCTGCGTTTGCTGAGACAAATTATAGCATTCAATAAAGGGCAACACGTGGATGACTTTTTGACGTGCTTTGACATGAGCCTTCCCAGTTTGCCTAGGCTGCTGTCACCTACCAAAGCGGAGCTGTCGGACCTTGAGCATACTATAAAGAATCCGGAGCTGTCAATGAGATTCAACTTCATTCAGTTCTGGCTTTGCTTGATCGAAAATGCGACGCCGATTTTGCGCAAAGCGGTTTTGActgaaaacccaaaaatTATGAGCGCGTGGTACAAGCATATGACCAAAATCGATTCTGTAAAGCTGCTGATCCAGACTCTCAACACACTCATAAACTTCGTCCTAAAAGAAAGATCACTCAAGAGAGTAACCAAGTGCAAAATTCTGAATGAATCTCTTATAAGCAAGATCCATTATTTCTACTCTTCAACTAACGCTGATCTTGTTCACCATACCgatctcttttttgaaagttaTTCTAGTGTCAAAGGTGATGGCGTGACGTTTTCAGATGACAAAATATGGTTTACAGAGCCCGTTTACTCAAGCGCGGGAGCAGGTTCTGGCAGCACAGGAGCTTTGGTCGTCATCAATAACAAAAAGTTTTACCTTTacaacaagcttcttttcacGATGCtgacatttttcaaaccttGGGAGGATGAAATTCAACTTAACAGAGTCAAAAAGGTTCTGGAGAACGTCCCTGAACTTGTAGCTCCTTATTCTCACTACTTAGGGACATTGGGCAACCATGATCCTAGAATGACTTCTTATTGGTTTGGTATGACATTGCTACTAGGGAGAATGATGAACTTGCCTGTTCCACCCAAAGTCCGCGAAGTCCAAACAGATAAACATCCATCATCTCATTTAGTAATGGAATCGATTATTCCTTGCACAATTACAAAAAGTGCTTTGACAAAGTCCTTGAGCCACAATGTTAACCTTATTAAACAAATGGGATGTCAACTTTTGgtcttttctttcaaaaagctcgaTATAGTTATTAACCTCTATGATGAAAAAGGCTGGAGCTCAGCTAAATCAGAACTCATtaatcttttcaaagctcgCATTCCAGAATTGTCGTCGATATCATCTGCGCTTGAGGCTGCAGGGCAAGCACAAAACGAAAACAAAGTACTCTCTGCTTCACTTTCAGTGATACTGAATTACTACAGCAAGTTTTTCCCCCTCAACTTTAGTATAACTCTTCCAAGTGACAACATATTTGTCACAATCATGAAATCTGACACTTTTAGTGGTTTGGATTTGGTTATGCTGGATAATTTTTTGCACTTCCAGCAATTTAACAACTCGCATACAAAATGGTATAACCCGAATGCTGGTGAAAATTCCATTTTCACATCGCTGCTGAGACTGGCTTCTTCTGCCAATGCAACAAATTCGATCACGAACAAGGTGAAAGAATTGTTGGAAAACCTGCTGAACTTCACAgttctcttcaacaatGATGAGCTTCTCGCCTCACCAGTCCTTGTATTAATAAACAGTCTTCAGGTTATTATGAGAAGCGAGAGTTGCCGCTCTTCGGCACAAGAGAGCAAAATTTGGAAACTTCTCGATGAAACAGTTGCTAGGTGTATGAAGACGCCCTATAAGTACGTTGACATGTCAGTGCCTTACGAGAACTGTTCGCCGTTCTTGGTTGCGTTGATTGAGCAGTGGTCGTTTGTTGACAAGCAAACACCCTTTGAGTTAGTGTTAAGATGGATGTTGATTTATCTGAGATCCTGCTATTTTGTTAGAGAGCCTATTGAAAGCCTCAAACCTCTTTTGGAAGCAGCTCCTTCAATTTCGAGTGATTTGCAGAGCGAATacttgaattttgaaaattatgATGATAGCCTGGACCTTTTGCAGGGCCAAGATTATTTGCTTTCAAACAATGCCCCATactctttcttccaacACATTACTTTGGTTTCGACTTCAGATCTCGATCAGGTTGCAAGATACCCTACTAATGAACTTGATATTGCTGGTTTACTGACCAGAATCCAGTTTTTATTGAAAGCAGATACTTCGAGCATGAAGCTGCAAAAGTTTTGTGCTATCGTGGACAACTTACTAATGAAGGCCGCAAACTATACACTATCCCAAGATGACTTCAAACAAAAGTTTGCTTCTACAAAGTATTTCGAAAAAGTCACTATAGCTGCTGACATAGACACAGAGAACGAATTGGTCTGCGAAAAGAGTGCATATGTTACCAATTCAATGCTCGAAGTTTATTTGCAGTTGGACGAAGATGTTTCCGAAGTTAGTGCTTACATTCATCATTTATGGGGAGAACGTCTCCCGCAGTGGAGCAGTAATCCAGATCTGATGTCAATATTGATAAAAGGTCTTCAGATACTGTCAGATTCACAGCTCTCGGAAATTCAGCTTAGGCTTCTACTGAATAATCAAGACCTCTTGCCATTGATTCTGACGGAGATGGTCAAGCGAGGAACTACTTTGCCCGGAACCAGATTCATGGAACTATTAGCCTTAAAATCTGAAAAAATAACAGATGTCTTGTCCGAGTACTTGACTAAAAAGCTGGTTGAAAACCCGAACTTTGAGTCCATAATTTCTTTGGCACTGGAGGATGCTATTAGCTACCCAATTATCATCGACTGCTTAGCATACGAAGAAGGTGCTAAAAAAATAATGGGCTTCCTTGATTTAATCAAGTGCGAGAGCCTTTGCATCAACGTTGCCGCAGCAATTAGTGATAAAGCCAAGGATACTGAGGCCTCCCATTTTGTCGACAGAGCCTTGCATTCTGCATGCGATGATTTAAGTAAACTATCTGtgcttgactttgaagccGCAATGAAGCTGTTTTACGACTGCCACGCGAATGCTTCAGAGGATCTGAAGCACAACGTTCTCGGGTTTTTAATTTCGCAGAACGAATACAGATTCAGCCCTTGGGCCGCCAAGATTGTTGAACTCTACAACGTAAAGGGGGACCACAATATTTCTACCTGGATGCAAAAATCAGTTCTATACATCACAAAGACTTTTGCAGAGCGGAATCACttatcttcaaaattttccgaGTTTTTacaaaacttcaaaggGCTGCTGTTTAAGGTGAACATATGGTCATTGGGCGTGCAATCGATCCTTGAAACCCAAGTTGAGGTGATTTTGGGTGGGATGTGGGTAGGTCGCGCTGAGGCTTTGGAATACCTGAACATTTTACTTCTCGGGGCTAGCAACTCTCAGGTGAACAGTAATAAAATGCTACAGCTTCTCCTGAATAATGAGCAATCGTCTTTGAACGATCAAAAAACTAATTCACATGCACGCTTCCTAACCTCTTCAATCATGAGCCGTCTGTTTCACCTCGACGCTGCTAAAAACGCGACCCCAATTGttcaagagaaacttttgttgagtTACAATGGATCAGTATCAGCAGACGATAGGATTATTTTCgacgttttgaaagagatTGAGTCAAGGACTCTTTCTTCATGGACGAACAACGTTTTTGTCTGggactttcaagaagattttgaggaaGATCAAGCTGATGACACCCCATTACTAACCAAGGAGAGAGAAGGTCTCGTATTGACCATTAAGAGAGCACGGATTAATACTActattgaaaactttgcTTGTGAACAACCTTCTATTCCACAATTCGCTAGTGGAAATGTGGAGGATACATGGCATCGATTGGTGGCTTTCGAGGAAGCCATTGAATTGACATATCAGAACTTCGAAAGAAAGGTTTATGATCCATTGTTCATACTTCTTTTGGTTGCCAATaataaagaacttttcAGGAATGATAACTCCGATTTGGAGAGTCAGTCTCAGGCCTCATTCTTTGACATGAGGAAAGTAGTTGTTTCTGGCCTGCTCGAATTGGTTATTTTATCATTAAGCGAAAGGAATGAGACAAAAGATGTGGCGCTAGCATTAATCTATAAAATGATTGACTCGTTGAAACACGGTGGGAGTTTCAAAGATAGCAACATCTTCcatatatttttgatgaaggtTGCCTACACCTTTCATACCGAGAAAGACCAGGAGGTCAGTCCCTTAGTTTGGTATATGATTTCACGCTTGTCCAGTATATTAACTCAGCCTTCGTCTGTTTTATACGAGAAAGCTTACAAGTGGGTGCTCGCCTCGCCATCTGTGCAGCCGCAACATCTCCCTCTATATGATGCGGTTGTTGTTACGAGGCCCACTGAGGACGGCGAGCACTATTACAAATACTTGAACTGGTTTCTTGAGGCTATCCAACGAGGCATCAAATCAGAGGATGAcataaagcttttgaggTCAAGAAACCTGCTTGAATGGATGATGAATTTACTCAACTCTCCCTACATTAATCTCGGGCAACGAAATACTTTGAATCTCTTAGTTTACCGCATCCAAAGAATCGAAACTGGTGGTCCTACTCTTATTACACGTTATGCTGGTGTATCTTTCTTGGAGGCTTTGCGGGAAGGCTCATCTGAAGGGCTTGTTGGGGTCTCTACTGAAACTCTCGCCAACACTAAAAATAAACTCCGTTTGAAACAGTTCCTTGTATCACAACAACTTGATGTCAACTATTCTGAATTGGGTGCCGGCTACGCTGCAGTCTCGAAGTCACAAAAAAGGTTAGCTGAGTGGATGGAAGGTGACGTTGATAATGTTCTGAAGCGCCTTTGCACCATTGGTAATCAAACTTCGCATCAGACAAACCTCAACTATCCATTTATGCATGTGTAA
- the INA22 gene encoding Ina22p (similar to uniprot|P40576 Saccharomyces cerevisiae YIR024C (putative) involved in cell cycle control): protein MLILPITCRCEVNGESKLGRELEPLKTECPAFQLFLGASKKAEIGQNNLVASIAEAATARITSTLVTRAIKSRWNPTNNLIKMWNFSRLASRISRRLYSSSFPHASSKNPGNSKFDKTMLKPALVIVLFGSMLTNVMEQQKRNSELERRYGMKLGVLQDLIDKVKHGEDSSIDIDKELALVNKLFERFEISKYVELEEEASKVRKLNDQADVISQNEIAARLNGKKPVDDETSLRELFRDIMKDIDDIPVARNEESKQHDSKVVSSDQNKAIYQVEMKTVPESEIQTNERVLTEEAKNEKQRLKFRPATDSHVIVENPGEYSTAAEDHKVSKFL from the coding sequence ATGTTAATATTGCCTATAACTTGTAGATGTGAAGTGAATGGGGAATCAAAACTAGGTAGAGAGCTAGAACCGTTGAAAACAGAGTGTCCTGCTTTTCAGTTGTTTCTCGGGGCTTCTAAGAAGGCTGAAATTGGTCAAAATAACCTGGTTGCTAGCATTGCAGAGGCGGCTACCGCGAGAATTACAAGCACTTTAGTCACTCGAGCTATAAAGAGCCGCTGGAATCCTACAAATAACCTTATAAAAATGTGGAATTTCTCCAGACTTGCATCGAGGATTTCTCGCCGTTTATATAGCTCCAGTTTCCCCCACGCGTCGTCGAAAAATCCAGGGAATTCGAAGTTCGACAAAACTATGCTGAAACCTGCTCTTGTAATTGTACTGTTCGGGTCCATGCTCACAAACGTGATGGAACAGCAGAAGAGGAACTCAGAGCTGGAAAGGAGATATGGAATGAAACTAGGGGTACTGCAAGATCTGATAGATAAGGTTAAACATGGGGAAGATTCTTCAATCGACATTGACAAAGAGCTGGCACTCGttaacaagctcttcgagcgGTTCGAGATTTCCAAATATGTTGAGTTAGAAGAGGAAGCAAGCAAGGTTAGAAAGCTCAATGACCAAGCAGATGTGATTTCTCAAAACGAGATCGCGGCTAGGCTAAATGGCAAGAAGCCCGTAGATGATGAAACGTCACTCCGAGAGCTCTTCAGGGACATAATGAAGGATATTGACGATATACCAGTAGCAAGAAATGAAGAGTCCAAGCAGCATGACTCTAAAGTTGTCAGTAGCGATCAGAATAAGGCAATTTACCAAGTGGAGATGAAGACTGTTCCTGAGTCTGAAATACAAACTAATGAAAGAGTGCTCACAGAGGAGGCTAAAAATGAGAAGCAGCGATTAAAGTTTAGGCCTGCAACAGACTCACACGTCATAGTTGAAAATCCAGGTGAATACAGCACTGCCGCAGAAGATCATAAAGTCTCTAAATTCTTGTAA
- the DAL81 gene encoding Dal81p (similar to uniprot|P21657 Saccharomyces cerevisiae YIR023W DAL81 Positive regulator of genes in multiple nitrogen degradation pathways contains DNA binding domain but does not appear to bind the dodecanucleotide sequence present in the promoter region of many genes involved in allantoin catabolism): MTNNTLDNWNSGASGGQGSGNVNNSMLNLNDDYTNILNNLGNSQSQLLGDDLANRHDSQSSQQSPYNLPNLNARPSNEKQPNLDLLLQHYQELFSRSSGGSGDNSPDPSGVVAPNTNSKALAAQENKSVIAEKPCDHCRRRQIKCVIAPDLPNCVQCENKGIKCAYSELPSSRVPTDIVPDKQKRSRVDENVDVHELLKRAKLNNNDSVSQYYSDLLQNLNQSSNSRNPSGPSQYPTRSNQLNPFMMYGTPGLNDQASKSGTASVHNGASPAYLSGNTTYNTNNPIAQKMAYTPPPIQYPRSSFYVGPTSVFDINLVNHVKLDKIDQVQLSKTLALRKVAPNVQFLLRDDLNQQLYMKQEQEIDMVEKLVHPHGKILVDIFFKLIHPQYPILHERVFLEKYSRSYRELTAPLLAALYSLSLQWWDFHPQLIGFPKPDVVNQLNEIALRTFFDVVERPKLSIIQTGLLILQCRSESSSNWVICSEIVALAEDLGLGIDCQDWRLPGWERGLRRRLAWAVWLEDKWASMMEARYSHLILGRNWLVKMLADEDFPESSPVINDSNGNNKMNYQGLKDVTSPVGNISMLDMTPTGEDFKNGKLLFQHMVSLSIILGEVMDTFYTLGALKTVTKIEQVLKLAKPLQLKMREWYHSLPSQLSMNNFQQRRFTSNASLTLSYFAVELTLHRKIITTLNSETSPQLVQVCRLAAKTRLIAAIEFVRDLKFEHVNSFWYTCSTGNLTLIGTFAALLYVTAPSKEESIVFRDCLRNFVWILRMSSKGFEKAENGLKKIHMLLAQIPGLLTDDPVVPQQPQQSFVAPPSESPMMPQQQLQQQQQRQQQQQQQQQQQQQQQQQQQQQQQAGQQSYGAALSQSPFDPQRSFNQLRQLPPEILQQLASLQNNMPSINSSSSTEETMKPSDHRSVKPSRPEGPENRETLPDFHNMSPELTSLDLRSSPQKNTRAQPEHESSTRPEQAVGSEDTQQSPTKTPGITEKSKILTPQSVYGANGKKANASEQNDDHSREINNYDPKREGSHVSPASLAESNGNDKPVDSGNAQKVSRDLEDSATAESKETKSGSGTSSPSSDQT, from the coding sequence ATGACCAATAATACTCTTGATAACTGGAACTCCGGTGCTTCTGGTGGCCAGGGCTCCGGTAACGTCAACAATTCCATGCTCAACTTAAACGATGACTACACCAATATCCTTAATAACTTGGGGAATAGCCAATCACAGCTACTCGGTGATGATCTTGCCAACCGTCATGACTCACAGTCTTCTCAACAATCACCTTACAATCTTCCTAACTTGAATGCACGCCCCAGTAACGAGAAACAACCAAATTTGGACCTTCTGCTACAGCACTACCAGGAGCTTTTCAGCCGTTCAAGCGGGGGGAGCGGCGACAACTCTCCCGATCCTTCCGGCGTTGTTGCCCCTAACACAAACTCCAAGGCGCTTGCAgcccaagaaaacaaatcTGTCATTGCGGAAAAACCTTGTGATCATTGCCGTAGAAGACAGATCAAGTGTGTTATAGCACCTGATTTGCCCAACTGCGTTCAGTGCGAGAATAAGGGAATCAAGTGCGCATACTCGGAGCTGCCGTCCTCACGTGTGCCCACCGACATTGTTCCAGATAAACAAAAGCGCTCTCGCGTTGACGAAAATGTCGACGTAcatgagcttttgaaacgGGCGAAGCTTAACAACAACGACTCAGTATCACAATACTATTCAGAcctccttcaaaacctcaaCCAAAGCTCCAATTCTCGGAACCCTTCTGGGCCGTCTCAATACCCTACAAGGAGCAACCAACTCAACCCCTTCATGATGTATGGGACACCAGGCCTCAACGATCAAGCTTCTAAAAGTGGAACTGCCAGCGTTCATAACGGAGCGTCGCCAGCCTACCTTTCAGGAAATACAACTTATAATACAAACAACCCTATAGCCCAAAAGATGGCATACACGCCACCTCCAATACAGTACCCAAGGTCGTCATTTTACGTGGGGCCCACGTCTGTTTTCGACATTAACCTCGTGAACCATGTCAAGCTCGACAAGATCGATCAGGTTCAGCTCTCGAAGACTCTTGCGCTACGGAAGGTTGCTCCCAATGTTCAATTCTTACTTCGAGATGACCTCAACCAACAGTTGTACATGAAGCAAGAACAGGAGATTGATATGGTGGAAAAGCTAGTTCATCCTCATGGCAAAATATTAGTCgacatttttttcaagctAATACACCCTCAGTATCCAATCCTTCATGAGcgagtttttcttgaaaagtaCTCTAGGTCCTATCGAGAACTAACGGCGCCGTTACTAGCGGCCTTGTACTCTCTTTCGCTACAATGGTGGGATTTCCACCCGCAGTTGATTGGATTCCCTAAGCCAGATGTCGTCAATCAGTTGAATGAAATTGCATTACgaactttttttgacgTGGTGGAAAGGCCGAAGCTGAGCATCATACAAACAGGCCTTCTAATACTGCAGTGTCGTAGCGAAAGCTCAAGCAACTGGGTAATATGTTCCGAAATCGTTGCTCTCGCAGAGGACTTGGGTTTAGGTATTGATTGTCAAGACTGGAGGTTGCCCGGTTGGGAGAGAGGGCTAAGAAGACGTTTAGCATGGGCTGTTTGGCTGGAAGACAAATGGGCTTCTATGATGGAAGCTAGGTACTCCCATTTGATACTCGGCCGTAATTGGCTTGTCAAGATGCTTGCAGATGAAGACTTTCCAGAGAGCTCTCCTGTTATTAACGATTCTAATGGTAACAACAAGATGAACTATCAGGGCCTCAAAGACGTTACGAGTCCTGTGGGGAATATTTCAATGCTTGACATGACTCCTACTGGCGAGGATTTTAAGAATGGGAAACTTCTGTTCCAGCATATGGTTTCTCTTAGCATCATATTAGGAGAAGTCATGGACACGTTTTACACATTAGGAGCTCTGAAAACTGTGACTAAAATTGAGCAGGTGCTGAAACTTGCAAAACCACTCCAGCTAAAAATGAGAGAGTGGTATCATTCTTTACCGTCTCAGTTGTCTATGAATAATTTTCAACAGCGAAGATTCACCAGTAATGCTTCACTCACACTTTCGTATTTTGCGGTGGAATTAACATTGCACAGAAAGATCATCACAACTTTGAATAGTGAAACTTCTCCACAATTGGTGCAAGTTTGCCGCCTAGCGGCAAAAACGCGATTAATTGCTGCTATCGAGTTTGTTCGTGACTTGAAATTTGAGCATGTCAATTCTTTCTGGTATACTTGCTCAACAGGAAACTTGACTTTAATTGGTACATTCGCTGCCCTGCTTTATGTGACTGCCCCATCAAAGGAAGAATCCATCGTTTTTCGGGACTGCCTACGAAACTTTGTTTGGATTTTAAGGATGAGTTCAAAAGGATTTGAAAAGGCTGAAAACGGACTCAAGAAGATACATATGCTACTGGCTCAGATCCCAGGTCTTTTGACGGACGACCCTGTTGTACCCCAACAACCTCAGCAATCTTTCGTTGCGCCCCCTTCAGAGTCACCTATGATGCCTCAACAACAATtacagcagcagcagcaaaggcaacaacaacaacagcaacagcaacagcagcagcagcaacaacagcaacagcaacagcaacagcaacaggCAGGGCAGCAATCTTACGGTGCAGCATTGAGCCAGAGCCCCTTTGATCCACAACGCTCTTTCAATCAACTACGCCAACTGCCTCCCGAAATACTGCAACAGCTGGCTAGTCTACAAAACAATATGCCTTCCATAAATTCATCAAGCAGCACTGAAGAAACTATGAAGCCCTCAGATCATAGAAGTGTGAAGCCTAGCCGTCCTGAGGGCCCTGAGAATAGAGAAACTTTACCTGACTTCCATAACATGTCCCCTGAGTTGACATCTCTTGATTTACGGAGCTCTCCGCAAAAGAATACGCGTGCTCAACCAGAACATGAATCATCAACTAGGCCAGAACAGGCGGTAGGCTCTGAAGACACTCAACAATCACCCACAAAAACTCCTGGAATTACTGAGAAGTCAAAAATATTGACTCCTCAAAGTGTGTATGGAGCGAATGGTAAGAAAGCTAACGCCTCAGAGCAGAATGATGATCACTCTCGCGAGATCAACAATTACGATCCAAAGAGAGAGGGCTCACACGTTTCGCCTGCATCGCTGGCTGAATCTAATGGCAACGACAAGCCTGTCGACAGCGGAAACGCGCAGAAAGTTTCTCGAGACCTAGAAGATTCTGCTACAGCTGAGTCAAAGGAAACGAAAAGCGGGTCGGGGACTTCTAGTCCCTCGTCTGATCAAACTTGA
- the ARC19 gene encoding Arc19p (highly similar to uniprot|P33204 Saccharomyces cerevisiae YKL013C ARC19 Subunit of the ARP2/3 complex which is required for the motility and integrity of cortical actin patches), with product MSQSLRPYLTAVRFSLQAALNLTNFSSQVVERHNRPEVEVSNTSAELKLQPMHVSRNEHEQVLIEPSVNSVRVSIKVKQADEIEQILVHKFTRFLEQRAESFYVLRRVPIDGFSISFLITNKHTETMKTEKLVDFIIEFMEEVDKEISEMKLFLNARARFVAEAYLGEFVY from the coding sequence ATGTCACAATCTCTTCGCCCTTACTTGACGGCTGTGCGCTTCTCACTGCAGGCTGCACTCAATTTGACCAACTTTTCCTCGCAGGTGGTTGAAAGGCACAACAGGCCTGAGGTGGAAGTCAGCAATACAAGCGCCGAGCTGAAACTTCAGCCCATGCATGTTTCACGTAATGAGCACGAGCAGGTCTTGATTGAGCCTAGCGTGAACTCGGTGCGTGTTAGCATTAAAGTCAAGCAGGCCGACGAAATTGAGCAAATTTTAGTGCATAAGTTCACACGTTTCCTTGAGCAGCGTGCGGAGTCATTCTATGTCCTGCGGAGGGTTCCTATTGATGGCTTCAGCATTTCGTTCCTGATCACCAACAAACACACGGAAACAATGAAAACCGAGAAGCTCGTGGATTTCATCATTGAGTTTATGGAGGAGGTTGACAAGGAAATCAGTGAAATgaaactgtttttgaacGCCAGGGCAAGGTTCGTTGCTGAGGCTTACCTTGGCGAATTTGTTTATTAA